The Ornithinimicrobium faecis genome includes a window with the following:
- a CDS encoding AMP-binding protein: MSDLSPNRSELTPLRFLERSAAVFPDHVAIVYGERRSTYAEFAAEAQQLAAWLTDRIDPGDRVAFLAPNVPEPLIAHFAVPLAGGVLVAINSRLARPEVEYILNHSEARVFFADSELLDNLDGIAESAPALEVVVQVDDPTVAPSHERRAAADLTYAEVRATAVDGQLLPWSVSDENQLIAIDYTSGTTGSPKGVMYSHRGAYLGAMGAIVHNQLDRSSTFLWTLPMFHCNGWCGPWGVTGAAATQVCLRAVRGDAVWEAIDTRGVTHLWGAPTVLSTIAGAPEAHPVEQDLRITTAGSPPSPTIIATMEDLGITVTHVYGLTEVYGPFTITEVQDGWSELPGEERARLLARQGVGMIQAESVRVVDTQMQDVPADGETFGELVLRGNNVMVGYYKDPEATEAAFAGGWFHSGDLGVMHPDGYVEIKDRAKDVIISGGENISSVEVEQAIVSHPAVVEAAVIGVADEKWGERPRAFVTLRSGASVTDEELVAHVRSRLAGYKVPREFVRLDELPHTATGKIVKFELRENG, encoded by the coding sequence GTGTCCGACCTGTCCCCCAACCGCAGCGAGCTGACTCCCCTGCGGTTCCTGGAGCGCTCAGCCGCGGTCTTCCCCGACCACGTCGCCATCGTCTATGGCGAGCGCCGGAGCACGTATGCCGAGTTTGCGGCTGAGGCGCAGCAGCTCGCCGCCTGGCTCACGGACCGGATCGACCCGGGCGATCGGGTGGCTTTCCTGGCGCCGAACGTCCCCGAGCCGCTGATCGCGCACTTCGCGGTGCCGCTGGCCGGCGGGGTGCTGGTGGCGATCAACTCCCGGCTGGCCCGCCCGGAGGTCGAATACATCCTGAACCACAGCGAGGCGCGGGTGTTCTTCGCCGACTCCGAGCTGCTGGACAACCTGGACGGCATCGCTGAGTCCGCGCCAGCGCTGGAGGTGGTCGTGCAGGTCGACGACCCGACCGTGGCGCCGAGCCACGAGCGCCGCGCAGCGGCGGACCTGACGTATGCCGAGGTGCGGGCCACGGCAGTCGACGGCCAGTTGTTACCGTGGTCAGTGAGCGACGAGAACCAGCTGATCGCGATCGACTACACCTCCGGGACCACCGGCAGCCCCAAGGGCGTGATGTATTCGCACCGCGGCGCCTATCTCGGGGCGATGGGGGCGATCGTGCACAACCAGCTGGACCGGTCGAGCACCTTCTTGTGGACGCTGCCGATGTTCCACTGCAACGGCTGGTGCGGCCCGTGGGGCGTCACCGGTGCCGCGGCCACGCAGGTCTGCCTGCGAGCGGTGCGCGGCGACGCCGTCTGGGAGGCGATCGACACCCGCGGGGTCACGCACCTGTGGGGTGCGCCGACCGTGCTGTCGACGATCGCCGGAGCGCCCGAGGCACACCCGGTCGAGCAGGACCTGCGCATCACGACGGCCGGGTCACCGCCCTCCCCCACGATCATCGCCACCATGGAGGACCTCGGCATCACGGTGACGCACGTCTATGGGCTGACCGAGGTCTATGGGCCGTTCACGATCACCGAGGTGCAGGACGGGTGGTCCGAGCTGCCCGGTGAGGAGCGTGCCCGGCTCCTGGCGCGGCAGGGCGTGGGCATGATCCAGGCCGAGTCCGTGCGCGTCGTCGACACGCAGATGCAGGACGTGCCCGCCGATGGTGAGACCTTCGGCGAGTTGGTGCTGCGCGGCAACAACGTGATGGTCGGCTATTACAAGGACCCCGAGGCCACCGAGGCAGCCTTTGCCGGCGGCTGGTTCCACAGCGGCGACCTGGGCGTGATGCACCCCGACGGCTATGTCGAGATCAAGGACCGCGCCAAGGACGTCATCATCTCCGGCGGCGAGAACATCTCGTCCGTCGAGGTCGAGCAGGCGATCGTCTCCCACCCGGCCGTGGTCGAGGCCGCAGTCATCGGTGTTGCCGACGAGAAGTGGGGCGAGCGGCCGCGTGCGTTTGTCACCTTGCGGTCAGGCGCTTCGGTGACCGACGAGGAGCTCGTGGCGCACGTGCGGAGTCGGTTGGCGGGATACAAGGTGCCCCGCGAGTTCGTGCGGCTCGATGAGCTGCCGCACACGGCGACGGGCAAGATCGTCAAGTTCGAACTGCGTGAGAATGGGTAA
- a CDS encoding AAA family ATPase, translating to MIGPNERRGKIAYEEAANSTYLRTLEDRLNQPVGTPVPRNGVWLKGLPTFGTQQDGSIHPLVARLALRAGDDAVPRTFYIGPRHHTWDDKECFSWAAPVADLFFRPDESEHHLIDGLVARRTFSHRIQRIVAVQDETLRSHVGRPFDADDLVVPEAPRAPRRRAAIAQLSPSTSPQPPAKPVSSPVPGTDSQEIEPQETGATHDMPSQVVAGQVAEMTEGMRSPDLVLDRLHEPRTNRLSSVLTTLQPDQHGLASAPSDAPLVIQGHPGTGKTIVAAYRAAHLVDDERAGGALMKVLLVGPTDEYVHHVSGLLSPLVEPGRVRVVAMERLLLEAAVVKGTVGGALEGVPDDVDAAARSLTDLAVRLATAHRMLSTGKAAVRENRKTVYELLRANGLRQQPLSTDAEKISWMRKLPAYDSAVKQRRFLPLLAQCSLSIRQPAPAERFEHIIVDEAQDVSPVEWNVIDHYSRHGHWTLLGDMNQRRSDSSYSSWTQIADHLGLGEDAGTVRETVIRRGYRSTQAILRLADRLLPRELRGARSLQVDEEEPAFVRVQRHAPEALADAAVDNGQFLLSRHPHGTVAVIAMNPARIFTALHSRGWRRGTSASDAVSHEWLKGEERLSVHVPESARGLEFDAVVVVEPGEFPRNLGRSGQLYTSLTRANRELVVVYQGPLPDELRRAGRR from the coding sequence ATGATTGGACCAAACGAACGGCGAGGAAAGATCGCCTACGAAGAGGCGGCGAACAGTACCTACCTCAGGACCCTTGAAGACCGGCTCAACCAGCCGGTGGGCACCCCGGTGCCTCGTAATGGGGTCTGGCTCAAGGGCCTTCCGACGTTCGGCACACAGCAGGATGGGAGCATCCACCCCCTTGTTGCCCGGCTAGCCCTGCGAGCGGGAGACGATGCTGTCCCTCGGACGTTCTACATCGGCCCACGTCATCACACCTGGGACGACAAGGAGTGCTTTAGCTGGGCGGCACCGGTGGCCGACCTATTCTTTAGGCCAGACGAGTCCGAGCACCATCTGATCGACGGACTTGTTGCACGCCGCACCTTCTCGCATCGAATTCAGCGGATCGTCGCAGTGCAGGACGAGACCCTGCGCAGCCACGTGGGACGCCCTTTCGACGCCGACGACCTCGTCGTGCCGGAAGCACCTCGTGCACCCCGCCGTCGCGCCGCCATCGCGCAGCTGAGTCCAAGTACATCTCCACAGCCGCCAGCGAAGCCCGTGTCCTCACCAGTGCCGGGCACAGATTCGCAGGAAATTGAGCCACAGGAGACAGGGGCGACGCATGACATGCCATCTCAGGTCGTAGCGGGGCAGGTCGCGGAGATGACCGAAGGCATGCGGAGTCCAGACCTCGTTCTCGACCGTCTCCATGAACCGCGGACCAACCGATTGAGCTCGGTGCTCACCACCCTTCAGCCAGACCAACACGGACTGGCGTCGGCGCCCTCCGACGCACCCCTTGTCATCCAAGGGCACCCCGGGACAGGTAAAACAATCGTGGCCGCGTACCGAGCTGCGCACCTCGTCGATGACGAGCGGGCGGGCGGAGCACTCATGAAGGTTCTTCTCGTCGGGCCGACCGATGAGTACGTACACCACGTCAGTGGGCTTCTTAGCCCGCTAGTTGAACCTGGCCGAGTCAGAGTCGTAGCTATGGAACGGCTGTTGCTCGAAGCAGCTGTAGTGAAGGGCACGGTCGGTGGTGCCCTCGAAGGCGTCCCGGACGACGTCGATGCCGCTGCGCGGTCCCTCACGGATCTCGCCGTCAGGTTAGCCACTGCCCATAGAATGCTTAGCACAGGCAAGGCAGCCGTCCGCGAAAACCGCAAGACGGTATACGAGCTCCTCCGCGCAAACGGCCTCCGACAACAGCCGCTGTCGACTGACGCCGAGAAAATCTCGTGGATGAGAAAACTGCCTGCGTATGACAGTGCAGTGAAGCAACGGCGCTTCCTTCCGCTGCTTGCACAATGTAGTTTGTCGATCCGCCAGCCTGCCCCGGCAGAACGCTTCGAGCACATCATTGTTGATGAGGCGCAGGACGTGTCACCCGTGGAATGGAACGTCATCGACCACTACAGCCGGCATGGCCATTGGACCCTCCTTGGCGATATGAACCAGCGTCGCTCGGACTCCTCATACTCCTCGTGGACACAGATTGCGGACCATCTGGGTCTTGGGGAAGATGCAGGCACGGTGCGCGAGACCGTAATTCGCCGCGGTTATCGATCGACGCAAGCCATCCTTCGGCTTGCTGACCGGTTGCTGCCTAGAGAATTGCGCGGCGCCCGCTCCCTACAAGTCGACGAAGAGGAACCGGCCTTTGTCCGCGTCCAGCGGCATGCTCCCGAGGCCCTTGCAGACGCGGCCGTGGACAACGGGCAGTTCCTCCTGTCCAGGCATCCACACGGCACGGTCGCAGTGATAGCGATGAATCCCGCTCGAATCTTCACGGCCTTGCACAGTCGGGGATGGCGTCGTGGGACCTCCGCGAGCGATGCAGTCAGTCACGAATGGCTGAAGGGTGAAGAACGGCTCTCCGTGCATGTGCCGGAGTCGGCCAGAGGGCTCGAGTTCGATGCAGTGGTCGTTGTGGAGCCGGGGGAGTTTCCTCGAAATCTCGGCCGGTCAGGGCAACTTTATACAAGCCTCACCCGCGCCAACCGGGAGCTTGTGGTCGTCTATCAGGGGCCCCTGCCGGACGAACTCCGGCGGGCTGGTCGACGGTAG
- a CDS encoding UvrD-helicase domain-containing protein, whose translation MPTIVMAKQERTVEPVLKKKAFAFLEKLSSDDSLPGLHIEPIVNSADPRVRTGRVDDGYRAVLFKIVNKDAVTYVFHGIWAHDDAIREAERTTLRVNPVSGIAEIRRVEVPAAAEAVEATGGFSAPAETSSTPSPIAKASMQDSLLTAYGLGVADLTGLGLDEDFAQGAMEVADEEAVLALAGDAPADWQGLALIDLSTGMSLEEVTERLSLGQEVDTTGSEEEQLIRGLQHPAGQLSFAWIEDNEELRRVIEDTDFAAWRIFLHPLQKKYVDRDYRGPAKVTGGAGTGKTVVVLHRARRLALQPGPPRVLLTTFTRNLADALRRDMRVLDPDVEITGGMGERGLRIAGIDQVAHSVLKDAGRDIAPAAEAVLGVATADVTRRTGPEAWSEAISAAGADLPEKLRSPAFFAAEYTMIVLPRRITSAEKYFRVPRRGRGVALNRGQRAAVWAVIERYRASARAHGTLDFAEVATLAAAHLDLPKRRPFDHVLVDEGQDLTPAHWQLLRALVSPGPNDLFIAEDSHQRIYGQKVTLSHFGIETRGRSRRLTLNYRTTQQNLRWAMGILDGADYRDLEDEAEQHDEYRSARSGPVPRVLPCDSLSGELDQAAELVRSWSSEEEPPAPETVAILVRDRFQRDRVVAGLAERGVEVRAVDAESVKSGAPVVMTMHRAKGTEFARVLLFGVREGSIPSSMKEYDTSAADWDDAMLRERSLLYVAATRARDVLAVSWSGERSSLLQDSAQQYSDVDRSEQSHGVL comes from the coding sequence ATGCCGACCATCGTCATGGCCAAGCAGGAACGGACTGTTGAGCCGGTCCTGAAGAAGAAGGCCTTCGCGTTCCTGGAGAAGCTCTCCAGCGATGACTCGCTCCCGGGTCTGCACATCGAGCCGATCGTCAACTCCGCCGACCCTCGGGTGCGGACCGGACGGGTCGATGACGGATATCGCGCCGTGCTGTTCAAGATCGTCAACAAGGACGCGGTCACCTATGTGTTCCACGGGATCTGGGCGCACGACGACGCCATCCGGGAGGCAGAGCGCACTACGCTGCGGGTCAACCCCGTCTCGGGCATCGCCGAGATCCGACGCGTCGAGGTGCCCGCCGCTGCCGAGGCTGTTGAGGCCACCGGTGGGTTCTCCGCGCCTGCTGAGACGTCATCCACACCCAGCCCTATTGCCAAGGCATCCATGCAGGACTCCCTGCTCACGGCATACGGACTCGGCGTCGCGGACCTGACCGGTCTCGGGCTGGACGAGGACTTCGCCCAGGGGGCGATGGAGGTCGCTGATGAGGAGGCGGTCCTGGCGCTCGCTGGTGATGCCCCGGCGGACTGGCAAGGGCTGGCGCTGATCGACCTCAGCACCGGCATGTCGCTGGAGGAGGTCACCGAGCGACTCAGCCTCGGGCAGGAGGTGGACACCACCGGAAGCGAGGAGGAACAGCTCATCCGGGGGCTGCAGCACCCGGCCGGCCAGCTCTCCTTCGCCTGGATCGAGGACAACGAGGAGCTGCGCCGCGTCATCGAGGACACCGACTTCGCCGCGTGGCGGATCTTCCTGCACCCGCTGCAGAAGAAGTATGTGGACCGCGACTATCGGGGACCTGCCAAGGTGACCGGCGGTGCCGGAACCGGCAAGACCGTCGTGGTCCTGCACCGTGCCCGACGGCTGGCACTGCAGCCCGGCCCGCCTCGGGTGCTGCTGACGACCTTCACCCGCAACCTGGCGGATGCTCTGCGGCGGGACATGCGGGTCCTCGACCCGGACGTGGAGATCACGGGTGGGATGGGGGAGCGGGGACTGCGGATCGCCGGCATCGACCAGGTGGCTCATTCGGTGCTCAAGGATGCCGGGCGGGACATCGCTCCCGCTGCCGAAGCGGTGCTCGGTGTCGCCACTGCCGACGTCACGCGCCGAACGGGACCCGAGGCGTGGAGCGAGGCCATCAGCGCGGCCGGGGCCGACCTGCCCGAGAAGTTGCGGAGTCCTGCATTCTTCGCTGCGGAGTACACGATGATCGTGCTGCCGCGCCGGATCACTTCTGCGGAGAAGTACTTCCGGGTTCCCCGACGTGGAAGGGGCGTTGCACTGAATCGTGGTCAGCGAGCGGCTGTGTGGGCGGTGATCGAGCGCTACCGAGCGTCGGCCCGTGCCCACGGGACGCTCGACTTCGCGGAGGTGGCCACCCTGGCTGCTGCCCACCTGGACCTGCCGAAGCGGCGCCCGTTTGACCACGTGCTGGTCGACGAGGGGCAGGACCTCACCCCCGCCCATTGGCAGTTGCTGCGGGCGCTGGTGTCGCCGGGGCCAAATGACCTGTTCATCGCCGAGGACTCGCACCAGCGGATCTATGGGCAGAAGGTGACGCTGTCGCACTTCGGGATCGAGACGCGGGGGCGCTCACGGCGGCTGACACTGAACTATCGGACCACCCAACAGAACCTGCGGTGGGCGATGGGAATCCTGGATGGTGCGGACTATCGAGATCTCGAGGATGAGGCGGAGCAGCACGACGAGTATCGCTCCGCACGGTCTGGGCCCGTGCCGCGGGTGCTGCCCTGTGACTCGCTGTCCGGTGAGTTGGACCAGGCCGCGGAGTTGGTGCGCTCGTGGTCGTCCGAGGAGGAGCCGCCCGCGCCGGAGACCGTGGCGATCCTCGTGCGGGACCGGTTCCAACGAGACCGGGTGGTTGCCGGATTGGCTGAGCGCGGCGTCGAGGTCCGGGCGGTCGATGCGGAGTCCGTGAAGTCGGGTGCACCGGTCGTTATGACGATGCACCGGGCGAAGGGGACTGAGTTCGCGCGAGTGCTGTTGTTTGGCGTGCGGGAGGGCTCGATCCCCTCGTCGATGAAGGAGTACGACACCAGCGCGGCCGACTGGGACGACGCGATGCTCCGCGAGCGCTCGCTGCTGTATGTGGCCGCGACGCGGGCCAGGGATGTGTTGGCGGTGTCGTGGTCGGGAGAGCGGTCGTCCTTGTTGCAGGATTCGGCGCAGCAATATTCCGATGTTGACCGCTCTGAGCAGAGCCACGGGGTGCTGTGA
- a CDS encoding DEAD/DEAH box helicase: MDLSSPGSDIALTVSGYDPLTVDAEQLIGGGRISEVLVLGDDVPDIIDDVDDLRMVPQPEVSLPEGVYWFTGVTPSAAMIVSVGTRAHEPVATTDSEPGPGTPLGAALGWLEHLWEGAQPLERPAFKVGEGVIVATSGEDATVRGREVIMGRWQYTVSVAGSQRTVSERAIAAREVSDDPLAWVTGDPSDARRFAATLTRAKLEDHFTDTVFSFRATKTLFRPYQFKPVLKLLNSGSMRMLIADEVGLGKTIEAGLAWTELEARMRADRVLVVCPSSLVTKWQREMDERFGFELIEFGPKLRVDTLERLETGKSRPRVAYIASIESLRKWDGLERASQLGLNFDLVIVDEAHAFRNSETKSHQLGQAISQWADALLFLSATPVNLRSGDLYNLLELLVPGEFDDVHSLERRIAPNATLHRITSSLLDPNVTNKERLGWLETLAADPFGNVLLHRPATKLLRELLRGPHLAPRDVARVKRLCSELHGLAAEITRTRKVEVRDDKAVRSPRVVEVEWTDAERDFYGAFFDWCKVRAQVSGQPMNFSMQMPLRLAGSCLPAAARDVLDWRSSFTGDASRSESAMVPPSRALIELASRLGSDTKYEQFEPVVLDLVEQKRQMLVFTFSRKTLDYLHTRLLHAGVRVATLHGDVPKDERHRVMEGFRAGEFDVVLATKVASEGLDFEFCSVVVNYDLPWNPMEVEQRIGRIDRVGQRESKIVILNFHTPGTIETDIIERVMARIGVFEQAIGELEPIIEAAWRGFESQLLDFDLTEEQRAQKSREVIAAIEEQKLALQDVETAAPYLISSDGMDIEGLEADLVAAGRYVGQRELAILVRDWVEAYGGRVTERAPLLTVEGNAELASHVTRLVSSRIRTGSEVEATASNLRNAISVTVTLDQEHARTTGTTLLTATHPLVLAAQKMPGHRQARLGAIRLDPDEAGVPAGAYLCLLSVARWDGVRPLHEVWSAAVDLAGLRPASQALGDAVMAGVAAGSLSSARIGSGFRLDTAVRVAVREIARRRIVREEQLLEENGAIAATREESLREGHERRRAKLNKQVQSLIAKGHERMLPAALGRLKREDEKYAKRSADLDQSTAATLGTSDLVVCLVEVTG, encoded by the coding sequence GTGGACTTGTCGAGTCCCGGTAGCGACATTGCGCTGACTGTTAGCGGGTACGACCCGCTCACGGTCGACGCCGAGCAGCTCATCGGCGGAGGGCGCATTAGTGAGGTTCTCGTCCTGGGTGACGATGTTCCCGACATTATCGACGACGTCGACGATCTGCGCATGGTGCCGCAACCAGAGGTCTCGCTGCCGGAGGGGGTGTATTGGTTTACCGGCGTCACGCCGAGCGCCGCGATGATTGTGTCTGTCGGCACGCGGGCACACGAGCCCGTCGCCACGACGGACTCGGAACCGGGGCCAGGGACGCCCCTTGGCGCAGCATTGGGGTGGCTCGAGCATCTCTGGGAAGGCGCGCAGCCGTTGGAACGGCCGGCGTTCAAGGTCGGGGAGGGCGTCATTGTGGCGACGAGCGGCGAGGACGCCACCGTTCGCGGTCGCGAGGTCATCATGGGGCGCTGGCAGTACACCGTATCGGTGGCAGGGAGCCAAAGGACGGTGAGTGAACGGGCAATCGCGGCCCGTGAGGTCTCCGACGACCCGCTGGCTTGGGTGACGGGAGACCCATCCGACGCGCGTCGGTTCGCCGCCACCTTGACCCGCGCGAAGTTGGAAGACCACTTCACAGACACCGTCTTTAGCTTCCGCGCAACCAAGACGCTGTTTCGCCCCTACCAGTTCAAACCAGTGCTTAAACTCCTCAACTCGGGAAGCATGCGCATGTTAATCGCTGACGAGGTGGGACTCGGAAAGACCATTGAGGCTGGGCTCGCGTGGACAGAACTAGAAGCACGAATGAGGGCGGACCGCGTTCTGGTGGTTTGCCCATCGTCCCTGGTGACCAAGTGGCAGCGTGAGATGGATGAGCGCTTCGGTTTCGAACTGATCGAGTTTGGGCCGAAGTTGCGGGTAGATACCCTCGAGCGACTTGAGACCGGCAAGTCACGACCACGAGTCGCGTACATCGCGAGCATAGAGTCCCTGCGGAAGTGGGATGGCCTCGAGCGTGCCTCGCAACTGGGCCTGAACTTTGACCTCGTCATCGTTGACGAGGCCCATGCCTTCCGTAACAGCGAGACCAAGAGTCATCAGTTGGGGCAGGCGATCTCGCAATGGGCGGATGCGCTCTTATTCCTGTCCGCTACGCCGGTGAACCTCCGATCTGGCGACCTATACAACCTTCTTGAGCTGCTGGTGCCAGGAGAGTTCGACGACGTGCATTCGCTGGAGCGACGCATCGCGCCCAACGCGACGTTGCACAGGATCACGTCGTCGCTGCTCGATCCAAACGTGACCAACAAGGAGCGGTTGGGCTGGCTCGAGACGCTCGCCGCTGACCCCTTCGGGAACGTCCTGCTCCATCGTCCTGCCACCAAATTGCTCCGCGAATTGCTCCGGGGCCCGCATCTGGCACCTCGGGACGTCGCTCGCGTCAAGCGCCTGTGCAGCGAGTTGCACGGCTTGGCAGCGGAGATCACGCGAACTCGAAAGGTCGAGGTGCGTGACGACAAAGCCGTGCGATCGCCACGCGTGGTCGAAGTCGAGTGGACCGATGCGGAGCGTGACTTCTATGGGGCTTTCTTCGACTGGTGCAAGGTCCGGGCGCAGGTGTCCGGGCAGCCGATGAACTTCTCCATGCAGATGCCGCTCCGGTTGGCCGGTAGCTGCCTCCCTGCAGCTGCGAGGGATGTCCTCGACTGGAGGAGCAGTTTTACAGGTGATGCATCCAGGTCTGAATCGGCGATGGTCCCACCCAGCCGGGCGCTGATCGAGCTGGCATCCAGATTGGGATCCGATACCAAGTACGAGCAATTCGAGCCGGTGGTCCTCGATCTGGTGGAGCAGAAGCGCCAAATGCTGGTCTTCACCTTCTCGCGCAAGACCCTCGACTACCTTCACACCAGGCTGCTGCACGCAGGAGTGCGAGTCGCGACGCTCCACGGTGACGTCCCCAAGGATGAGCGTCACCGTGTCATGGAAGGCTTTCGGGCCGGAGAGTTTGACGTCGTTCTCGCAACGAAGGTGGCGAGCGAAGGCCTCGACTTCGAGTTCTGCTCGGTGGTGGTGAACTATGACCTGCCATGGAACCCGATGGAGGTCGAGCAGCGGATCGGGCGAATTGATCGGGTGGGCCAGCGGGAGTCCAAGATCGTGATTCTCAATTTCCACACTCCAGGAACAATCGAGACGGACATCATCGAGCGGGTTATGGCGAGAATCGGTGTCTTCGAGCAAGCCATCGGTGAGCTCGAGCCCATCATCGAGGCGGCCTGGCGAGGATTTGAGTCGCAGTTGCTGGACTTCGATCTCACTGAAGAGCAGCGTGCGCAGAAGTCCCGGGAGGTCATCGCTGCGATCGAGGAGCAGAAGCTTGCCCTCCAGGACGTTGAGACCGCGGCCCCGTACCTCATCTCGAGCGATGGGATGGACATCGAAGGGCTGGAGGCCGATCTGGTCGCGGCTGGCCGCTACGTAGGGCAGCGGGAGCTGGCGATCCTGGTGCGGGACTGGGTCGAGGCCTACGGCGGGCGGGTGACCGAGCGCGCCCCGCTGCTGACGGTCGAGGGGAACGCGGAGCTGGCTTCGCACGTCACACGCCTGGTGAGCAGCCGAATCAGAACCGGTAGCGAGGTTGAGGCGACCGCGAGCAACCTCCGCAACGCGATCTCTGTGACCGTCACTCTCGACCAGGAGCACGCCCGGACGACGGGCACCACCCTGCTCACGGCAACCCACCCGCTCGTTCTTGCCGCACAGAAGATGCCTGGGCATCGGCAGGCACGATTGGGCGCGATCCGGCTGGATCCCGACGAGGCCGGTGTTCCGGCCGGTGCATACCTGTGCCTGTTGAGCGTCGCACGTTGGGACGGGGTCCGGCCCTTGCACGAGGTGTGGTCGGCAGCAGTCGACCTGGCGGGGCTGCGGCCAGCGTCGCAGGCTCTTGGCGATGCCGTTATGGCTGGCGTGGCGGCAGGATCTCTAAGCTCCGCTCGTATCGGTTCGGGGTTCAGGCTGGACACCGCGGTGCGAGTCGCTGTGCGCGAAATCGCGAGGCGCAGGATCGTGCGTGAGGAGCAACTCCTTGAGGAGAACGGAGCGATCGCAGCTACGCGAGAGGAGTCGCTGCGAGAAGGGCATGAACGCCGCCGCGCCAAATTGAACAAACAAGTTCAGAGCCTGATAGCGAAGGGGCATGAACGCATGCTGCCTGCCGCTCTCGGGCGTCTGAAGAGGGAGGACGAGAAGTATGCCAAGCGATCAGCGGACCTCGACCAAAGCACCGCAGCGACGCTGGGCACCAGTGACCTTGTCGTCTGCCTCGTGGAGGTGACCGGATGA
- a CDS encoding AMP-binding enzyme yields the protein MSEEKRGGRPRAFVTLRSGVSVTNEDLVAHARSRLAGYKVPREFMRLDELPHTATGKIGKFELRGRDSAKDRVGPGTGATPVAGHGQHPQLVRAGVW from the coding sequence GTGTCAGAGGAGAAGCGGGGCGGGCGGCCACGTGCGTTTGTCACCCTGAGGTCGGGCGTTTCCGTGACTAACGAGGATCTCGTGGCGCACGCGCGCAGCCGGCTAGCGGGATACAAAGTGCCCCGCGAGTTCATGCGGCTCGATGAACTGCCGCACACCGCGACAGGAAAAATCGGGAAGTTTGAGCTGCGCGGTCGCGACTCAGCGAAAGACCGAGTAGGACCAGGAACGGGAGCCACCCCGGTCGCAGGCCACGGGCAACATCCCCAATTGGTCAGGGCCGGAGTTTGGTGA
- a CDS encoding enoyl-CoA hydratase/isomerase family protein: MGDGNIDIIEENGVFTIEVGRLDDATHEGLSKVFRIAHQSDADVVVLTGKDRSFLNPMNYDIEWVKHLAIFKDMLKIFKEAEDIVRDIINCEKPTIAKVFAPGAHSLGASIALACDFVVAAEDASFSDPHLSGFGVVPGDGGSLVWPSRIGLARSREFLMLDKVATAPEAKEIGLIERCVPVDQVDAEVEGIIAKLQSYDQVGVKFTKRWLNQYMRQNMNIAGMGSLYAEGMVFSSEDFAKKAEEYAAMLASQGGYQES, encoded by the coding sequence GTGGGTGACGGCAACATCGACATCATCGAGGAGAACGGCGTCTTCACGATCGAGGTCGGCCGACTGGACGACGCGACCCACGAGGGCCTGTCCAAGGTCTTCCGCATTGCGCACCAGTCCGACGCCGACGTGGTCGTCCTCACCGGCAAGGACCGCAGCTTCCTCAACCCGATGAACTATGACATCGAGTGGGTCAAGCACCTGGCGATCTTCAAGGACATGCTCAAGATCTTCAAGGAAGCTGAAGACATCGTCCGCGACATCATCAACTGCGAGAAGCCCACCATCGCCAAGGTCTTTGCCCCCGGTGCGCACAGCCTGGGCGCCTCGATCGCGCTGGCCTGTGACTTCGTCGTGGCCGCCGAGGACGCCTCCTTCAGCGACCCGCACCTGTCCGGCTTTGGCGTCGTGCCCGGTGACGGCGGCTCGCTCGTGTGGCCATCGCGCATCGGCCTGGCCCGGTCCCGCGAGTTCCTCATGCTGGACAAGGTCGCCACGGCGCCGGAGGCCAAGGAGATCGGCCTCATCGAGCGCTGCGTGCCCGTGGACCAGGTGGACGCCGAGGTCGAGGGCATCATCGCCAAGCTGCAGTCCTATGACCAGGTCGGCGTGAAGTTCACCAAGCGCTGGCTCAACCAATACATGCGGCAGAACATGAACATCGCCGGCATGGGCAGCCTGTATGCCGAGGGCATGGTGTTCTCCTCCGAGGACTTTGCCAAGAAGGCAGAGGAGTATGCCGCGATGCTGGCTTCGCAGGGCGGCTACCAGGAGTCCTGA